tttttataatttatccaccaatttttttaataattttaatttatatatttcttttaaaaatttaatttataatttatttattttctcttaaaagtTTAGTTATAACTCTAttagttaaagaattttaacATGATCTGAtgggaattaaaatataaacattaggaaataaaaaattcacttagtaactaaaaataaaaaatttaaaaactataaaatataaatagataattaaacctaaatttattatgaattgtCTGATTCCTAATGCACTTGGGatgcataaaaacaaaataattgggTGCGTTAAATAGTTACCCCTAATAGATAAACTAAGTCCAATATCTCAAGTTCGTTTTTAATTTGCACATCTAAACCAAATTAGAATGGGCCTTAGTTTGGCAGTGGCGACTTAAGGTATATCTAAGTCTGAAACAAGtcttaatatacatttttttcaaaattagttaaaataattgattaaaaagacaacttttaaaaattaattaaaatgatttactacggatgaaaaaaatttgagattttatttttatttgatttcaatattttaaaattttgtaaaatacaaaattcctttttaaattattgtaaattagTATCTGTTGATTTTATGTGCGATTTTATTAATTCttgttttagaaaatttctTTCTGTTGAAATAACTAATTgaaattgtttgtattttttatgagaTACGTGCATactcaattatatataaaataattcttaCATAATTGAGTCTGTCAATTGATTTTTACTTgtttaattatatgaaaactttcattttaaaaatattgaaatttgaaaaaaattatttgcaatATTTATTTGGGCTGGAAGTAAGTATTCTTACAGCCGTGTTAACATATTTAAGAAATCCTATCAGTTTATCAACTATGTTGTATCTTATTGATAGAAATGCTTATAATAAAAGGTGAAGATGTTTTCACTTTATTCTTCAAAATgcatagttaattttaattttagatgaatcctttctaaatatataactagataacaaatataaaaattctttaggatattaatttattttaatttgttttggttGGAAGTAAGGTATGTTCATGAGATTAATTATTAAGGTATAAAAATcacgaaaatgaattttatctttttcaacaAAGTGTTTTTGATACGtacaactaaaaaattaaattcttatcaaCATGCTTAAGAAACTAAGTCATCTATATATTATACTGTACGTTGGTATTAACCTATTCTAATTAAAtccataattataaatttatagaaCAAAAAGTTACTGATTAGCGACCCAAAAATTGAATATGAATCGATAAcaaaattgatttctgatgtttgTATGTAGaagagggaaaaagaaaaagaaaattacctAGCCATAATGGCAAACAAGCGTTAAAACACTcatcaattaatattatcaatggCCGACAATGGTATTGGTTACGTATGCAAGTAAACAACTAAGGAGTACAGGGTATTGATTAAGtagagtaaaatataattttgtacaATATATAGATGTAAGTTCTTTATGATGATGGTGATAGTATTAATCCCATCTAAACCAACCATCAAACAAGCTTTGCCATTTTTTTGGATCTTCGACAGCTTTTGAAGCGGAGCTGATTGGTGCTATTACTGCCATTGAAGTTGCTTGCAGTAGACATTGGCAGTCTCTTTGGCTAGAGTGTGACACTGTTCTAATTGTTCAAgctataaataatcattctttGCTCCCCTGGGTTTTGAGAAATAGATGGGCCTGTTGTATGCTTAGTCTTTTTCATCTTTCGCACATATTTAGAGAGGACAATCATTGTGCCGATAGGATTGCGAATTTTGCTATGGATAATATTCAatgtttttggtgggaaatgGACAAAATGGATTAGGTAAAACTCCAGTCAATTTAGAAATTCATCCCGAGTAGATGGAGTCACGGGTCAGGCCAAGCGAGTTGACCTAATAGTCCGCTATTAATTTGATAGGGTGGGGTGAAGATCTTGACCTACCAATTCACCATAGTCTATCCCGCCTTACCTGCTAACTTGTAAGGCCAGAGGTGAAGTGGGGCAGGTTGGCCTCCCAAcccataatattattttttatatataaataattctattaataaataagactactaaaaaaataaaaaagaataggaAGGGTCATTTAGTTTGATTATTTTGTATTGTTTCAGATTTTAGGACTAACTTTAGAGTTTATAGTTTTGCATTGTAATTTAACTACTTAGTAGacttattattagttattattaaagACTATTAGTATTTTGtgtagtttaaatattttacattatcaattatttagagtcttttgttttttaaagacGAACCAGTTCAATATTCTATCAGTTCACCTTCACTCAGGATAAGTCAAGATGTCTAACCCATCAAGTTTAAACAGGTCGTCCCTCCCATTTTTGGAGGGCCAATGACAAGATGGGCCAAAACCATCGAATCAATCCATTTTGTCATCCCTAATCACAAGGCAACCCAAAAATATCCTAGCCAAAAAAACTTCTTAGGAAAGGAAGGAATTGTAGTTAAGTTCTTTTATTAATAAGGGGTCTATGGGCTGTGGGATTAGTAAGGGGAGGGTGTCAACTTAATTGGGATACTCCTATTTTTCTTATAcctcttttttctccttttcagaaaaaaaaaatgttgtaaatTGAAGTGATCTCTTAAAAATTTTGTACCCAAAAAGTGGCTTGGAATTATAGCATTACCAATTCCAATTAATATGTGTACTATTTATTCACACAAAAATtacttcattttcttattttcttaatgGTTAATGATTAACATTTGTCTataattattagtatattttgtaTCAAGTTGTTCTAATTTAGGGGTGTTTGTGATtcaatttagtttgatttttcatcaaaaatttATTCGAaccaaacttaaaaaatatatgttatttaattttcatttaaaataaaatttgaaccaaacaaaatcattattttgtGTTTGGTTGATTCGATTTTGCGGTTTCTACTagaatattatttcattaaaatttatatactttctttttaacttttaaattaaattacattaaaaaattgctAATAACAATCTATCaaacttattaatatattaaatcttctataataaaaatctatcaaatttttattaattttaaaccaaatatatcttataaaaatcatcagaaaaagaaagtaatatacattacatataaattattatatataacattacaaaatactGTTAAACttaagtaatataaaaaatatatataacattaaagtaatataaatattagtgTAAGTATTATGGTTTGATTTCAAAGATATAAACTGCACACCGaaataaaatatccaaacaaatttaaaaagtatcatgatttaatttttgatttttttaacgatttttaatttttattttggatgagtttgaattttaatgcGTGTACTTTAATCTTCTAATAGTATACCAAGGTGCAAATTACATTTTTCTCGAAATTATTTACAGAAGGGTAATAAAGAAGCTGGCGAATAGCAAGAGTACTCGCAAATTAATAAGCACATCAGATTCATTCATCTACTGCAGAACACAGCAAATTAATCATGCTTATAAGCACTTCAAACAAAACCAGACATTACAACACAGTGGAACTGCAGAACTAGCTAGTACCCGATCCATCATTACAACACGGACGAGAGACCAACGAAGCTCACCATTAATTGGTTCAATACTTCgcatattatattatagtatTCATGTAGATACGAACGCTAGTACTagtgaaaaaatatatgtacatATATGGTTGAGTAGTTTTATATAGTAATTAGTTAGATTCATATATATATCAAGCACTAATTCCATCTCGGGGGTTAAATTTTGATCGATGATCCCATGCTTGTAACGTGAAACTGCGATTTGTACTTATTGGACACAGCTTCAGTCACTGGAGGCTCATTCAGAAATGCCCAGCTACTCTTGGTCCACCTGCATGCACCCAATTAACCATAtccaaaacataattaaatttatatgatccgaaataattaactaaataaaagtgtaataaaataagtcaattaattgtacaactataaataactgaaagagtaaaataaaatttataccaGCCATTTTTCTTAATAAGATGCTCCAAACTTGTGTCTATGCCCATATTTAAGTAGTCCCGTGCACGGGTCACAGGCATGGTCATTGACTTCTGCAACTTCTTCTCAGGTTCTGTGCTTTTGCTAGCCTATCCGGTGTGCATCATAAAaatcacaaaccaaaaaaagaagagtttTTAGACATATAGTGtgtgaaatatataaaaattatgctAGTACAgactttttattataaaaattaatatatcatgTAGTACAGGACCGTGGCAACTACAAGGCCAGTTAGGTTGTTACCTTAGGTCAACAAATCATCTAAGGCCCCAAATAAATTTcacactttttaaaaatatactattatttgttattaatttgaattattatatgatattatatattattatttttattagtaggaCTATAGTTTTAAAATTGTATTGATTGAATAATTGAAAACTTTGGAAGGagatggattaaaaaaatattatattaatcttGAAAGATTTTAAGTTCTATCaagtattataatattaaatatctagatttatttttaaaaataaagatattacaaaaaatagagacaaaagaaattcatatttcattaaaaatattaattatttcaaaagatatatttttcccCCAAATACatacattgtttttaaaatgttgttGGTAACActtgtaataattaatgttattcttcaaaagtaattttttaaaattaaaattactcaaATGATATTAACCATATTAAAAGATACATTAAATGTTTTTGTCGTTATAAATACTGAAAGTAAAAGGTTAGAAATGCTTAATATATAACtttgattaataattttgtaattgataaaacaaattaagatttgacaaattatattaaattaatctttaaatgtaaatttttcCTAAGACTTTAAAATGCGTAGACACAACTCTAATAAGAAAGATATAAGGTGAATTGAAcggttgaaagagaaaaaaaaatataaaaaaggcgacatgtttgattttttctaCTAATAATGCAAActaacattgataaaaaaaagtatcataTAGTAGTTTAGAATATTAATTAGATGGTTTATGTATTGTTTATTTcagagaagaaataaaaaagatgagGGAGCAATTAATGGCAAGTAATGTAAAGGTTTCAATTTGAAACCTGAATAGTCTCTGACAAGTTGGAAATAGCTctaaggtgttcttcctctatcttcttctttgatttccagTAAGCATCAATTTCATCCTTGGTGAGTGAGCGGTTCCTTTTAAGTGTGGCtgaaacatttaaattaaaaagcttACCCTCATCAGAAATTATACATATACTAGCTTTTAACATTGGCTATCTTACAAAAGATCGTCTTTAGCACAAAGCATATTTTTTGATACTTTACCTGATTGAGGATCTATGTGGGTAGAGTCCCATCCTGCCATAAGGGAACCCATTGTTTTGTGTTGCAGTATGACACTATGAGACTATGGGTAACCACAATGTCTTTCTAAATGGATAAATAACCAACTCAGCTACTTTGTCATCTTCACACAggtatgttatatttttatatagtgGTTGATAGTGGGGatgagttttttcttttctttctttggtcTTATCCCTTGTTGATGAAAAGATGGGATGGGACCCACCTTAAAATACAATGCTGATCCTATGATTCCGATTgaattaagaaaatgaatattCTGGACTTCAGTAATCTAAGGTAGCCCACAGAATTAGAAGACAGGGTGGCGATCTTACCGACAATTTTTGGTTTTAACCATTTaactgttgttgtttttttttgccTTGTCTTGAACGGGTAATGGGGCACAGCTGAAGCATGGCGTGTGGTTATACTTTAAAGTCATTGCTgtatttttcatgtattttgtttaaattcatTGATTATTAGAGCaatcataaaactaaaattcatgttttgttgtttggattAATTCATATGCTCAAGAATATGtataatttgataatataaagCTAAGCTTAAGATGTTTCTTCAACACGTAcacttttttaaatgaaaatatttttaaaaagtaaaccgAAATTTAAGTGAGGTACttgttaaatgaaaaaataaatgtcatatactactttataaaatttatgagttTCATTCATCGTCATCGTCGTGGTcatcatcaataataataataataccgaTAATGTGTTGTCAATATTTCCACAAATTTGAATCTGCATGACCCCAACAAAAAAAGGCATTACGTACAGGAATTGCATTGTGCACCAACCACCTTAATTAAACTTTGTATGATAAAtgaacttaatttataaaacaatatcaataacatattttttgcatgattgttaatttttttatcattatgtaCATCTTATATAAGTTATATATACTGAAAATATAAACCcactttgttaaaaataaaattggtataaatttgttaatacttcaaatataattaatgtattaattcCGGTCAACAGATACACATGGTGGGCGTTAATgtagtattataaattttttatttttctaagttGGATTTCAAGGAGCGTGATGGCATGTAATGGTCATGAATGGTAACTTGCCACTGTAACTCATTGACAAGtgtattaaatcattttaagtaataaagtttaaaaagaaAGATCTAAGTATTGAGTCTACATATTGTACTTAATTGATGAATACCCAATTtacaaataagaaataaagaatgacaacaaagataaaaagaaagaaagaatttgaatttaaaaggacaagagtaataaaataaacaagattgatgtaaaagataattttaaaatgtaaatatgtTGGGGCTTAGCATGCCTCAAATTTTTACCCGAAAACACTCAATCATTGATgcaatgttaatatttttttctattaattgtttttccaaTTTTCACCCGAAGACACTCAATCCTGATCCCTCACGATGAAggacttaatttatttattctctcCCAAATCTCCATTTGCAAAGATTGAATGGTAAATCACATGAAACATGAAGATGTATGTAGAGGTAAAACAAAGTCATTCTATTCCTAATAATGAATTGTTTAGATGCTCTTTACCAGTTCTTTAGAAATTATCATTTCCTAATGTATAACCCTTAAAAACTAATGCATGGATGACCAGACCATACGATAAAGATGAAGAGCAGAAAAAAGACAATAGAAACTGAAATTGCATTTAATAGATAGTAAGAACAGTTACATTACAAGGACATTGACTCTGCTAAGTTCCTAAGAAAAgaggtttagcctctcatagccatgagagactttacacttTAAGGGCTAATGGAAGAGGGGGTTGGATGACTAGAAGCAAGAAAGGGGGGAATGACTAAAGAAATATGGTTTCTCCTAAGGGAGAGGCTGAGGCTTTAGACTCAGTGTCTTTCTCTTCTACTTCCTCCTCTTTATATAGACTCTAGGTAGCTTAACGCTGACTTCGTACTTAGTGCGGGCTATCACGCTAAGCGCGTCTTTGGGCTTCGTTGTGGACTTTTTGCGCGCTAAGCCTGGGATTGCCTGCTAAGCACGGGCACATGCTAAGCCTGGATTGCACTCTAAGTGAGTTGTCCTTTCTTCCAGTTTTTTTCTTCAagactttttctttcatttttttcatcaatttccCTTCAAAGCATTTaaattcttcttctcttgacttctgctaataaaaaattataaaaatgttaatttctttactatttcattaaaaataataataaaatgaagaaattacacTCATTAATCATTATTAACCAAAATTGATTATCAAATTAGTTCGAATTTCACAATTATCAATGTCTTATGCAGATTCTCTTCAACCAAATAATCTTATCTTCAAGAAAATATACAAAAGGTCAAAGCTTTCCCgctctctctctcctttcttGACAaagatttgtttattttttaatttctatagattttttttaggaTAGATACTaagaaaacgaaaaagaaattattaataataggaGAATATCAAAGATGAAATAGACACTTGTATATTACTAGATAccttaaagagaaaaatatattaatataattttatagaaagagagataaaaaaagggGTGTCAATTAAGTATTTCTGATATGTAATTGTCATTGTGTCAATATATAACTACTCAAGTATCAATGGATTAACTTGGTAAAAGGGGCATTTGCTCAAATATGGTTTATTTATGAGAAAAGTGGATGGAGTTTTCTTGAATTTTATaccttttcaaaatatatattcttaaattttagcTTTATCCTGCTGTACTTTTTAAACTTTATTCTAAATAATCTTTAATTTCTAGTTATTAATGGTTACAATGGTTTCTTAcatcaatttattattattttaaattattaataaatattattagttgATTGTATTAAATATCAACaaaacaattaaacaaaaatagaaaaatgaacacactagtatacaaatatttttacataatttactCCAATTTACACTGGATCATGAAAATTGATGTAAAATGTGATACAATGACACTTTTATAATATTGAGACGAATATTCTatatcaattttgaaaaatcaatctaaaaaacattttatagatTTATCGTATTAAGAATCCATCGTAAAAAGTATTttcttgattaattatttaacgATGGATGTAGAATGTTGACAGCCtaaatatataacttttgaAATTTTCCATAAGATTTTCTAGATCAATCGTACCAAGAATTAGACTAGTCTAATTTTGATATTGTTTGCTACTATATATTTTCACCATGATTTAtgcttccaattattttagtcaTAGCACTGTTTGCTTAACAGCATTAATGGTTGTTAAAGATGGGTAAGAAAGATATCatgcatgaaaaataaaagagaaatggTTCTTGTGTAccttcatattatttatatggGTCGAATatcagaatttttttaaaaaaattaaggataggAATAGTACTGGGAAGGGATCCCAAGAAAATGGAATCCCCCAAAGACCCCAGGCAAAACCCACCTTGAATATCATTCAAATATCAGAATTTGATTACTATgtagttttcatttttattttcttttaatttaatagaaattcaagtttttcttttaacgTAGCTTGCCTTTATTTCCCcccatatttttgttattataaatctttcaattatattcatttatctttgataaaattattgccTCTATATTGTACACTCGAACACTTATTTTCTATTTGATCAAAtctaaaaattacaagaaaatgGGTGTCTGTGTGTACAAAGCAATGATAATAGCTTTTGATAGACATAAATGAATATACGCTAAGAGTTTATAATAACATAAACGTggaataaaaagagaaagaagactaTCTTAGAAGATGGAATTGAAGTTCGATCTATTAGaccaaactaataaaaaatacaaaacatgtACTCCCTCGGGAGCTAGCTAATTAAATACTCCATAAGCAAAATTAActaagtaaatttaaataatacaattttacAGAAACATATCTAATGAAGTTATATTTCTACgagaatatatttttgaaataaaattatatatttgaaaatattctATTAAAACCAAACAGgaaaatgttttatttccagAAAAACCTACATAAACATTCctgataatttcttttttggCAGAATATTGTATttgtgttttgtacaattccaaaaatatttatgatcaatcaaataaattttaatcaattttaagagTCATAATTTTCGAAATCCATATTTATCAAGAATCATGATgttcagacaaaaaaaaatttctttctaCCAAACACACCCTTCAGTAAATTTGAGATTATCTTATTCTTGTATTTTATACTTTAGACTAAATTGCAATTTATGGTGAGATTTAATACTCAGAACAATAATTTTATGTGTTTatgtatttaactttttatttaataagtgtTGGTATTTCTTAACTGAAAATTTAGTTTAGAGAAAATCGTGTTTAGGACTATTCTTACTATAAAAAATTGGCCCTCAAACCGTCCAAGGATTTTAATTGAAAGTGAATATGGTTGCCGATTGGGTTGTTGGATAGGTTCATGCATTAACCATAAGTTAGGTTAGGTGCCCACTGATTACAGCTGGTTGTTGGATAGGTTCATACATAGTTTTGTACTTTAGGTTTGACTTATAAACCTCCCATAGattacaaaaaacaaaacaaaaatagcccttaaaaaatataacaggtaaaaattgaagagaaaatggATTAAatactgaaaaattaaaatatcttacataatcatttaattataaatttagtatatatatatatatatatatatatatatatatatatatatatataaatttgttaacttttaaaataatcatcttaaaataatttaaattgattacaTGTActaaactcaaaattaaaataactattcTAACAAATCACAAAAGAGATATTGTTTAAATTAGAAATTAGATATATGCCTTCCCCTCCATATTCTTGAGTAATCTTTCTCTCAATTAAGATCGCATTTACTTCGCAGAACGATTGGAATTGTGTAATGGTACGTGTACTCAATGGAGGACTCATCTTTAATttcaaccaaattaaaataaaaataaagggagGTCTCATTTGGACCAATCCTCATTGTTACGTACTAAAATAGTTCGTGTCATGAGATTCACGTGTCACTTCAAAACCTTAATTGATGTATCTGGGGGCTACCGGCCTAACTTGCAAACTTATGGATAAaggtatattatattattacattatatcatataattatCCAAATTGTACAACATCCTATGCGTCCAAGcaatttaatgtatatatataaattagcaAGAAGTGaaacaattatttaatataaggtAGAAGATAGCTTAGCTTCAGCATCATAGTTGACATTGATGGAGTTGCAAGATTTGCCAGAAGGATGCATTGCAAAAATACTGTCATACACCACTCCTGTGGATGTATGCAGGCTCTCCTTAGTTTCCAAAGCCTTTCGTTCTGCAGCTGAATCAGACACTGTGTGGGATTGTTTTCTCCTTTCCGATTTCACCTCTATCATTCCTATTTCCTCTACCTCTAAGAAGGATCTCTATTTCACTCTCTCAGACCATCCCACCATCATCCACCAGGGTAGAAAAGTAAGTGCCATTTATTTCTCCTAGcatttgagaaattattatatataccaTTACGTGTTTATGGTCTCCATCAATCACCATATGACATGTAACTGGATTTCTTTTAGTTGTTACGGTGTTGATTAGTAGCTACATGacatataatcaattttttttgttaatttacatAAAAGATTAGATTATGTACATATTTGGTTTATAGTTAAAAATGTTGTGATGCGTGTTTCAATACAAATTtaatggagaaaaataaaatagacacaAAATTAAGAGTCTTAATCCGTTGACAAAATTTCAAACGTAATTTTGcaactaaaaacaaaacatgCTCAATGTATTGTGAGAATTGACGGAAACTGTAATAGTCTAGGactatataataattatgttgtGGTGGtggtttgtataaaaaaaaattcaagcatTATTGGTTCAGAGTAAATGAATTGTGCTGTGTTACTGATATTAATGCAGAGTGTTCAATTGGACAAAAGGACCGGAAAGAAGTGTTGCATGCTTTCCGCTAGAAATCTGACCATTATATGGGGTGATACTGTTCAACATTGGGAGTGGACAAGCCTGCCAGAGTCCAGGTTAGTTGATTGATCCCAAGTTAAGGGAGTCTAGTTTAGTTGATTGAGAATGATGGATACGTGAGTTATTTTAAACCCCCTACATTGTCTTTActcttatgaattaaaaaaaaaaagttgattaatcctaaaggtttaaaaaaaagtactaaTTTTGCAACCTTAATTTTAACTGCAACGACAAAATATAACTGTATGTGATTGTACTTGTAATTGTAGACGATCACAATTTGAACATTGATTGATTCATATGTTGCCAGGTTCCAAGAAGTTGCTATGCTTCAGGCTGTGTGCTGGTTTGACATTAGTGGGAGCATAAATACTCTTACCTTGTCCTCAAATACTCATTATGCAACTTTTCTTGTGTTCAAGATGATCAATGCCAGTGGATTTCACTACCATCCTACAGTGTTATCAGTAGGTGTTTTAGGAGGCAATAGCAATACTAAATATGTTTGTTTGGATCCCAACTTAAAAGGCAATCATCGCTTACAAGAATTACAATTTCCTAAAGTGAGAAGTGATGGGTGGTTGGAGATTGAGATGGGAGAGTTCTTCAATTCTGGCCAAGAAGAAAAACAGGTGCAAATGAAAGTCATGGAGACAACAAGTCATATCTGGAAGTGTGGTTTCATTCTTGAAGGAATAGAAATTAGGCCTAAACATGTCTGATATGTGAAACAAGTTCTTAGGCCTACCCATGAATCATGATGGAAGGGTCTTTGCTAGAGTGCTGAGTGAAActagaaataatattaaaattagttattgtcTTCATATAAATTTAGtctcatttcataaaaaaaaataattctaaaattctatataaaaaaaaggaatattaaaaaccaaaattcagatggatttcaattaaaatagtgAAGTCACCAAGAGATTAATCTCAGTCATTACCAAAATGGTTTCTTTCCATAAATTGGGCTTGGTCTTTTGCAACGAGTTGGTAATCACTCACTCGAATGATTGATTGGGCTGGtgagtttcttttcttttcaacccTTGAAACTTGTAATTGGGCTATGGCATTATCAAATTCTTTGAATCAACAACTTAAAGGCTATTGCTTCCAGCAATCCATTTTTGTCTTTCGAAATATTCAATgttgaatgtaattttacattccgAAATGCACTCCATTTTTTGGCTTCTGAAATGATCCATCcagaaggtaaaaaaaattctggAAGAAGTGCAGAAAGCAACTGCCTcacttaaaatgaaaaaagagaaacagTGAAGTATATTTGTTGGCCCATTTGCGTGGGGCTAGTAGCTAcccctaattaaaatttgactaaatcaGTAATAGAAagcattcaataataat
The genomic region above belongs to Glycine max cultivar Williams 82 chromosome 14, Glycine_max_v4.0, whole genome shotgun sequence and contains:
- the LOC100527212 gene encoding uncharacterized protein LOC100527212, with product MGSLMAGWDSTHIDPQSATLKRNRSLTKDEIDAYWKSKKKIEEEHLRAISNLSETIQASKSTEPEKKLQKSMTMPVTRARDYLNMGIDTSLEHLIKKNGWWTKSSWAFLNEPPVTEAVSNKYKSQFHVTSMGSSIKI
- the LOC100795383 gene encoding F-box protein PP2-B10-like; translated protein: MELQDLPEGCIAKILSYTTPVDVCRLSLVSKAFRSAAESDTVWDCFLLSDFTSIIPISSTSKKDLYFTLSDHPTIIHQGRKSVQLDKRTGKKCCMLSARNLTIIWGDTVQHWEWTSLPESRFQEVAMLQAVCWFDISGSINTLTLSSNTHYATFLVFKMINASGFHYHPTVLSVGVLGGNSNTKYVCLDPNLKGNHRLQELQFPKVRSDGWLEIEMGEFFNSGQEEKQVQMKVMETTSHIWKCGFILEGIEIRPKHV